In Feifania hominis, the following are encoded in one genomic region:
- a CDS encoding PolC-type DNA polymerase III has protein sequence MNAKFLEVFCEYHPEGSKRELLESAVLTDVKMDIDNKTMSFSLEGDRLFARSLLDEIAEDLKSLYGLRESRLAIHYPAELFSEQYYGELCSYCVKHVGACNGFLTGSTARYEKGLLTISLTHGGEAILKSAKLADTIAQLVRDEFSLSIRVTFDGVLETDTDSGVYREIREQEQRADEQISKTFAAQRRAAPAPAGARRAGAQGGALLGRPINTEPMRMADIRIDTGTATIQGDVFAIETKDTRDGKKKIFTISITDYTSSINLKSVLPMDKAEALLEVLHKNDTVKVRGSVSFDSFDDDLVIWVNDIEPAYKRTRTDDAEEKRIELHLHTNMSSMDALTSVSRYIERAKQWGHEAVVITDHGVAQAFPEAMKAQKATGYEGKIIYGMEAYFVNDIEPAVHGDADTPFDGTFVVFDVETTGLNPTTEALTEIGAVRLKGGEIVEQFNTFVNPQKPIPAKITQLTGITDAMVADAPPEGEALKSFLEFAGDSPLVAHNAGFDMSFLRAAAERTGQTVANTYIDTLVISRSIFRELKKHKLDTIVEYLKLGSFNHHRACDDALILAKVFLKMMERIREDSGADRTDQINQAIAGNIDVKKARPYHQILLVKNYTGLKNLYQLISDSNLKYFGGKTPRIPKSELIKHREGLIVGSACEAGELFRAIVDKREWGELLSIADFYDYLEIQPICNNMFLIASGKAENVEQLREFNRTVIRIADKLNKPVVATGDVHYIDPGDEIFRRILLNAQGFSDADKELPLYYRTTNEMLREFDYLGEELARKVVIENPKQIAALCEQIRPVPKESFPPEIEGAEQELVEITLKRAREIYGDPLPPIVQERLDKELNSITKNGFSVLYMIAQKLVSQSLADGFLVGSRGSVGSSLVAYLSGITEVNSLCPHYVCPNCKKSEFITDASYETGADMPPKDCPDCGTPYIKQGFDIPFETFLGFDGDKAPDIDLNFSGDYQATAHRNTEKLFGKDYVFRAGTIGTLAEKTAYGYVLKYVEERGLNITKAEKARLAAGCMGVKRTTGQHPGGLIVMPKYKEITDFCPIQHPADDPNSTIITTHFDYHSIDQNLLKLDLLAHDDPTAIRMLEDITGIDAKKIPLDDPETQSLFYSNESLGIEGDEITSSVGALGLPEFGTKFVRQMLEDTRPHTFGELIRISGLSHGTDVWVNNAQDLVTSQTATLKDCICTRDDIMLYLIHMGMDKKESFTIMEAVRKGKGLKPEWEQDMRAANVPEWYIDSCKKIKYMFPKAHAAAYVTMAFRIAWFKVHRPAAFYATYFTVRADDFDSEYMIHGLEKVKSRLLEIKANPKASNKEKDQIPILEACYEMYRRGINFRPIDLYGSHATKFLIVDGDLLPPLNSLAGVASNAAMAIMEERERGTFMSIEELLNRTKVTKTVIEALQANRILEGMPESAQMTLF, from the coding sequence ATGAACGCTAAATTTCTGGAAGTGTTTTGTGAATATCATCCTGAGGGCAGCAAGAGAGAGCTTCTCGAGAGCGCTGTCCTGACCGACGTCAAAATGGATATTGACAATAAGACCATGAGCTTTTCCCTTGAGGGGGACAGGCTCTTTGCGCGCAGTCTGCTCGACGAAATTGCCGAAGACCTCAAATCGCTCTATGGTCTTCGTGAGAGCCGGCTTGCCATTCACTACCCCGCAGAACTCTTCAGCGAGCAGTACTATGGCGAGCTTTGCAGCTACTGTGTGAAGCATGTTGGAGCCTGCAACGGCTTTCTCACCGGTTCGACCGCACGGTATGAAAAGGGACTTCTCACCATCTCGCTGACCCACGGCGGAGAGGCCATTTTGAAGAGCGCAAAACTTGCCGACACGATTGCCCAGCTTGTGCGCGACGAGTTTTCTCTGTCCATCCGCGTTACATTCGACGGAGTTCTTGAAACCGATACCGACAGCGGCGTCTACCGGGAGATCCGCGAGCAGGAGCAGCGCGCGGATGAGCAGATCTCCAAGACCTTTGCCGCGCAGAGGCGCGCGGCGCCCGCGCCCGCGGGTGCACGCCGCGCGGGCGCGCAGGGGGGAGCGCTGCTCGGCCGCCCCATCAATACCGAGCCCATGCGAATGGCGGACATTCGCATCGACACGGGCACAGCGACGATTCAGGGTGATGTCTTCGCCATTGAGACAAAGGACACGCGCGACGGCAAGAAGAAAATTTTCACCATCTCCATAACGGATTACACCTCGTCAATCAATCTCAAGTCGGTACTTCCGATGGACAAGGCGGAGGCTCTGCTGGAGGTGCTGCACAAAAATGACACGGTCAAAGTGCGCGGCAGCGTCTCTTTCGACTCCTTTGACGACGATCTGGTCATCTGGGTCAATGACATCGAGCCGGCCTACAAGCGCACCCGCACCGACGATGCCGAAGAGAAGCGCATCGAGCTGCACCTGCATACCAACATGAGCTCGATGGATGCGCTGACCTCGGTTTCGCGCTACATCGAGCGGGCAAAGCAGTGGGGGCATGAGGCGGTGGTCATCACGGACCACGGTGTCGCGCAGGCGTTTCCTGAGGCGATGAAAGCGCAGAAAGCCACCGGCTATGAGGGTAAGATCATCTATGGCATGGAGGCCTATTTTGTCAACGACATTGAGCCCGCTGTGCACGGGGACGCAGACACGCCTTTCGACGGGACCTTTGTCGTCTTCGATGTGGAGACGACCGGCCTGAATCCCACGACCGAGGCGCTCACCGAGATCGGCGCCGTGCGCTTGAAAGGCGGCGAGATCGTGGAGCAGTTCAACACCTTTGTCAATCCCCAAAAGCCGATACCGGCAAAGATCACCCAACTGACCGGCATCACCGACGCAATGGTAGCCGACGCACCGCCGGAGGGGGAGGCGCTCAAAAGCTTTCTGGAATTCGCGGGGGACAGCCCGCTCGTCGCCCACAATGCGGGGTTTGACATGTCGTTTCTGCGCGCGGCGGCCGAGCGCACCGGCCAGACGGTTGCGAACACCTACATTGACACGCTTGTCATCTCGCGCAGCATTTTCCGCGAGCTGAAAAAGCACAAGCTCGACACCATTGTCGAGTATTTGAAGCTCGGCAGCTTCAATCACCACCGGGCCTGTGACGACGCGCTGATTCTCGCCAAGGTCTTTTTGAAAATGATGGAGAGAATCCGGGAGGACAGCGGAGCCGACCGCACTGACCAGATCAATCAGGCGATCGCGGGAAACATCGACGTCAAAAAGGCAAGGCCTTACCACCAGATTCTCCTCGTGAAAAATTACACAGGCCTGAAAAATCTCTATCAGCTCATCTCCGATTCCAATCTCAAGTACTTTGGCGGCAAGACGCCGCGCATTCCGAAGTCGGAGCTGATCAAACACCGCGAGGGGCTGATTGTGGGCAGTGCCTGCGAGGCGGGCGAGCTCTTTCGTGCCATTGTGGATAAGCGCGAGTGGGGGGAGCTTCTGAGCATTGCAGACTTCTACGACTACCTCGAAATCCAGCCGATCTGCAACAACATGTTTCTCATTGCAAGCGGAAAGGCAGAGAATGTCGAGCAGCTGCGTGAGTTCAACCGCACCGTCATCCGCATTGCCGATAAGCTAAATAAGCCCGTTGTCGCAACGGGAGACGTGCACTACATCGATCCAGGCGACGAGATATTCCGAAGAATTCTGCTCAATGCTCAGGGCTTTTCCGATGCCGACAAGGAGCTTCCGCTCTACTACCGCACCACCAATGAGATGCTGCGGGAATTCGACTATCTCGGCGAGGAACTCGCACGCAAGGTGGTCATTGAAAACCCAAAGCAGATTGCGGCCCTCTGCGAGCAGATTCGCCCTGTTCCCAAAGAGTCCTTTCCGCCGGAGATTGAGGGCGCCGAGCAGGAACTTGTCGAGATCACACTCAAGCGCGCGCGGGAGATCTACGGAGACCCGCTGCCGCCCATTGTGCAGGAGCGCCTCGACAAAGAGCTCAATTCCATTACCAAAAACGGCTTCTCCGTTCTCTATATGATTGCGCAGAAGCTGGTCTCTCAGTCGCTTGCCGACGGCTTTCTCGTCGGCTCGCGAGGATCGGTCGGCTCGTCGCTCGTCGCCTATCTCTCGGGCATCACCGAGGTCAATTCTCTCTGCCCGCACTATGTCTGCCCGAATTGCAAAAAGAGTGAGTTCATCACCGACGCAAGCTATGAGACCGGCGCTGATATGCCGCCCAAAGACTGCCCCGACTGCGGCACACCCTACATCAAGCAGGGCTTTGACATCCCCTTTGAAACCTTTCTCGGCTTCGACGGCGACAAGGCGCCCGATATCGATCTCAACTTCTCCGGCGACTACCAGGCGACGGCGCACCGCAACACGGAAAAACTCTTCGGCAAGGACTATGTTTTCCGCGCGGGCACCATCGGCACACTTGCGGAAAAGACGGCCTACGGCTATGTTCTCAAGTATGTCGAGGAGAGAGGCCTCAACATCACAAAGGCGGAAAAGGCCCGCCTCGCGGCCGGCTGCATGGGTGTCAAGCGCACGACCGGACAGCACCCCGGCGGCCTGATCGTCATGCCGAAATACAAGGAAATCACCGATTTCTGCCCCATTCAGCACCCGGCGGACGACCCGAACAGTACCATCATCACCACGCATTTTGACTACCACTCCATCGACCAGAATCTGCTCAAGCTCGATCTGCTCGCGCACGACGATCCGACGGCGATTCGCATGCTTGAGGATATCACGGGGATCGACGCAAAGAAGATTCCACTCGACGACCCCGAGACGCAGAGCCTGTTTTACAGCAACGAGAGCCTCGGCATCGAGGGAGACGAGATCACCTCCTCGGTCGGCGCGCTGGGGCTTCCGGAATTCGGCACAAAGTTCGTCCGGCAGATGCTCGAGGACACAAGACCCCATACATTCGGCGAACTCATTCGTATTTCCGGTCTCTCCCACGGCACCGATGTCTGGGTGAACAACGCCCAGGACCTTGTCACGTCTCAAACGGCCACTCTCAAAGACTGCATCTGTACGCGCGACGACATCATGCTCTATCTCATTCACATGGGAATGGACAAGAAAGAGTCCTTTACCATCATGGAGGCCGTCCGAAAGGGAAAGGGACTCAAGCCCGAGTGGGAGCAGGATATGAGGGCGGCAAATGTGCCCGAGTGGTACATCGACTCCTGTAAGAAGATCAAGTACATGTTTCCGAAAGCCCACGCCGCCGCCTATGTCACAATGGCCTTTCGCATCGCCTGGTTCAAGGTACACCGGCCGGCCGCTTTCTATGCGACCTATTTTACGGTTCGCGCCGACGACTTTGACTCGGAGTACATGATTCACGGGCTGGAAAAGGTCAAGAGCCGTCTGCTCGAGATCAAGGCGAATCCCAAGGCATCCAACAAGGAAAAGGATCAGATTCCCATTTTGGAGGCCTGCTACGAGATGTACCGCCGGGGCATCAACTTCCGCCCGATTGATCTCTACGGGTCTCACGCGACCAAATTTCTGATTGTGGACGGGGATCTGCTGCCGCCGCTGAATTCTCTGGCGGGTGTCGCCTCCAATGCCGCCATGGCGATTATGGAGGAGCGTGAGCGTGGTACATTTATGTCGATTGAAGAGCTTCTCAACCGCACCAAAGTGACAAAAACCGTCATTGAAGCATTGCAGGCGAATCGAATTTTGGAGGGTATGCCCGAAAGTGCACAAATGACACTGTTTTAA
- the ispG gene encoding flavodoxin-dependent (E)-4-hydroxy-3-methylbut-2-enyl-diphosphate synthase: MGIQRRQTRTVRVGEVSIGGGNPIVVQSMTNTPTADVDKTVAQIRQLVNSGCKVVRLAMPDEEAARAVEKIRAQVDIPLVADIHFDYRLALRCVEAGIDKIRINPGNIGAKERVRAVAVACRSRGVAIRIGVNSGSLEREILAKYGAPTAQALVESAQYHIGLLEQFDFTDIVVSLKSSDVATMIEAYELFSERFDYPLHLGVTEAGGERMGLIKSSIGIGSLLAHGIGDTIRVSLTADPVLEGPAAYDILRALGLAGGATVVSCPTCGRTRIDLIGLANRVEQALRAEPMTLKVAVMGCAVNGPGEAREADIGIAGGVGEGLLFKRGKILRKVPQEALFDELMAEIEQMRRERFSEEKDER; the protein is encoded by the coding sequence ATGGGAATTCAGAGGCGGCAAACCAGAACTGTGAGAGTGGGCGAGGTGTCCATCGGCGGGGGGAATCCGATCGTGGTTCAATCCATGACCAACACTCCCACAGCGGATGTGGATAAAACCGTCGCCCAGATCCGTCAGCTTGTCAATTCAGGCTGTAAAGTGGTAAGACTTGCCATGCCGGATGAGGAGGCAGCCCGCGCGGTTGAAAAGATTCGTGCTCAGGTGGACATACCGCTTGTGGCTGATATTCACTTCGACTATCGGTTGGCGCTTCGCTGTGTGGAAGCCGGCATTGACAAAATTCGCATCAATCCCGGAAACATCGGCGCAAAAGAGCGCGTGAGGGCCGTTGCCGTTGCCTGCCGGTCGCGCGGCGTCGCCATTCGCATTGGGGTCAACAGCGGTTCGCTGGAGCGAGAGATTCTCGCAAAGTACGGTGCTCCGACAGCGCAGGCGCTTGTGGAGAGTGCGCAGTACCACATCGGGCTGCTAGAGCAATTTGATTTTACAGATATCGTGGTATCGCTCAAATCGTCGGACGTCGCGACCATGATCGAAGCCTACGAACTCTTCAGCGAGAGATTCGACTATCCGCTCCACCTCGGGGTGACCGAGGCTGGCGGTGAGCGCATGGGGCTGATCAAATCCTCCATTGGCATCGGGTCGCTTCTCGCGCACGGCATCGGAGACACCATACGCGTATCGCTGACGGCGGATCCGGTCCTCGAGGGCCCGGCGGCCTACGACATTCTGCGTGCACTGGGTCTCGCCGGAGGGGCGACGGTGGTATCCTGCCCGACCTGCGGGCGTACGAGAATAGACTTGATCGGCCTTGCCAACCGTGTGGAGCAGGCGCTGCGCGCCGAACCGATGACGCTCAAGGTCGCGGTGATGGGCTGTGCGGTCAACGGTCCGGGCGAGGCGCGCGAGGCGGACATCGGCATCGCCGGCGGCGTTGGGGAGGGTCTTCTTTTCAAGCGGGGAAAAATTCTGCGAAAGGTGCCCCAGGAGGCGCTCTTTGACGAGCTGATGGCGGAGATTGAACAGATGAGAAGAGAACGATTCAGTGAGGAAAAAGATGAACGCTAA
- the rseP gene encoding RIP metalloprotease RseP: MALLLFGIMILVHEFGHFITAKKAGIRVDEFAIGFGPSIIKWKRRETQYSLKLLPVGGYVKLGGEDEDTFDGTGFNEKPIWKRMLVLFAGAFMNLLSAFVVAVLLVCLTPALASNTVAQFDMEQSLPEESGLRVGDEIVKVNGQTIHIASDLPVALLADDDGVVDMQVRRNGQVVLLEGVSFRTQGEGVEREVFLDLKFQRAAKTPITVLRHSFFRCVSITKSIWNSLLDLAQGKIGVEALSGVVGTTQAMGQIIRAGLEPMLMIFIFISINLGIFNLLPIPALDGGRIVFLIVEAIRGKPVKREIEGIVNAIGFVLLIALMVFVTYHDVLRIFAK, from the coding sequence GTGGCACTTCTTCTGTTCGGTATCATGATTCTCGTGCACGAATTCGGCCACTTCATCACAGCGAAGAAAGCCGGTATCCGTGTCGACGAGTTTGCCATAGGCTTTGGCCCTTCTATTATAAAGTGGAAGCGCCGGGAGACGCAGTATTCTCTCAAGCTGCTCCCGGTCGGCGGGTATGTCAAGCTCGGCGGGGAGGATGAGGATACTTTCGATGGCACCGGCTTCAACGAAAAGCCGATTTGGAAGCGGATGCTGGTGCTCTTTGCGGGAGCTTTCATGAATTTGCTCTCAGCGTTTGTCGTCGCCGTTCTTCTCGTCTGTCTGACGCCGGCGCTCGCCTCAAACACGGTCGCACAGTTCGATATGGAACAGAGTCTGCCCGAGGAGAGCGGACTTCGTGTGGGCGACGAAATTGTAAAGGTAAATGGACAGACCATTCACATCGCGTCCGATCTGCCGGTGGCGCTGCTTGCAGACGATGACGGAGTGGTCGACATGCAGGTGCGCCGAAATGGGCAGGTGGTTCTGCTCGAGGGCGTGAGTTTTCGCACACAGGGCGAGGGAGTCGAGCGCGAGGTCTTTCTCGATTTGAAATTTCAAAGGGCGGCAAAGACGCCGATCACAGTGCTTCGCCACTCCTTTTTCCGCTGTGTCTCCATCACAAAATCCATCTGGAATTCGCTTTTGGATCTCGCCCAGGGTAAAATTGGCGTTGAGGCTCTCTCGGGCGTTGTGGGGACAACTCAGGCGATGGGGCAGATCATCCGCGCGGGCCTGGAACCCATGCTCATGATTTTTATCTTTATCAGCATCAACCTCGGCATTTTCAATCTGCTGCCGATTCCGGCTCTCGACGGAGGGCGAATCGTCTTTTTGATTGTAGAGGCAATTCGCGGAAAGCCGGTCAAACGTGAGATCGAGGGGATTGTCAACGCCATCGGATTTGTTCTTTTGATCGCGTTGATGGTCTTTGTAACCTACCACGACGTGCTGCGCATCTTTGCAAAGTAG
- a CDS encoding 1-deoxy-D-xylulose-5-phosphate reductoisomerase: MRDHNLSVLGSTGSIGTQTLDVARRLQVPVCGLAAHSNIELLERQIREFRPVCAAVLQEEKAAELKERVRDLPTKILSGIDGVCAVATLPQATLVFTAIVGIAGLIPTLEAIRENKSLALANKETLVAGGSLVIPEVQRRGLELIPVDSEHSAIFQSLLGAKRPREELRKILLTASGGPFYGKTRQELSAVRREDALRHPNWSMGAKITVDSATLMNKGLEMIEAMWLFGVGMDQIEVVVHRESIIHSMVEFCDHAIIAQLGLPDMRVPIQFAITCPEREQTPGPGVDFAALGSLSFGRPDLETFRCLSHCIRAARMGGTMPAAVNGANEMAVSLFLRGKIDFLQIDELVGAVLDAHSPIETPTLRQILDADEWAREYVLTQYQVR; this comes from the coding sequence ATGAGAGATCACAATTTGTCAGTCCTGGGTTCCACCGGCTCCATCGGCACGCAGACGCTCGACGTTGCGCGGCGGCTGCAGGTACCGGTCTGCGGGCTGGCCGCCCACTCCAACATTGAGCTGCTCGAGCGCCAGATTCGCGAATTTCGCCCCGTCTGCGCTGCGGTGCTGCAGGAGGAAAAGGCGGCCGAGCTCAAGGAGCGCGTGCGCGATCTGCCGACTAAAATTCTAAGTGGCATCGACGGTGTCTGTGCGGTGGCGACGCTGCCGCAGGCCACTCTGGTTTTTACCGCCATCGTCGGCATCGCCGGTCTCATCCCAACGCTGGAGGCCATTCGAGAGAACAAATCGCTCGCACTGGCGAACAAGGAGACGCTGGTTGCGGGCGGTTCTCTTGTCATCCCCGAGGTACAAAGGCGGGGGCTTGAGCTGATTCCGGTGGACAGCGAGCACTCGGCCATCTTCCAGTCTCTGCTCGGCGCAAAACGGCCGCGGGAGGAACTGAGAAAAATTCTTCTCACCGCCTCCGGCGGCCCATTCTATGGAAAGACACGCCAGGAGTTGTCAGCCGTGCGGCGGGAGGATGCGCTGCGCCACCCGAACTGGTCCATGGGCGCGAAGATCACCGTCGACTCGGCCACTTTGATGAACAAGGGCCTCGAGATGATTGAGGCCATGTGGCTCTTCGGTGTGGGAATGGATCAGATCGAAGTGGTCGTCCACCGCGAGAGCATCATCCACTCGATGGTGGAATTCTGCGATCACGCGATCATCGCCCAACTGGGGCTGCCCGATATGCGTGTGCCGATTCAATTTGCCATCACCTGTCCCGAACGGGAGCAGACACCGGGACCCGGCGTGGACTTCGCGGCGCTCGGCTCGCTGAGCTTCGGCCGACCCGATCTTGAGACGTTTCGCTGCCTGTCGCACTGCATCAGGGCGGCGCGCATGGGCGGCACCATGCCGGCGGCAGTCAACGGAGCAAATGAAATGGCAGTGTCTCTCTTTCTGCGCGGCAAAATTGACTTTCTGCAGATTGATGAGCTGGTGGGCGCAGTTTTGGACGCTCACAGTCCCATCGAGACGCCTACGCTTCGCCAGATTCTGGATGCGGATGAGTGGGCGCGCGAGTATGTTTTGACACAGTATCAAGTGAGGTGA
- a CDS encoding phosphatidate cytidylyltransferase has product MIVRIISGIGVVVVVVGVLLFSNTIVLNIAVAALSVACVYEALIATKYVESHALMFASLGIAALTPFVMGFSKSTVMLLMFVYVVIMFLLVFKNFETFKLEHIGVVFLISVIIPYFFGNIIFLNHMDHGIYYLYLIFIGSWCSDSIALCAGKLFGRHKLIPKVSPKKTVEGAIGGIVGTMAGYAVTGVVVERCFELQVNFLALLLLAVGVSIIGQVGDLAASTIKRSFQIKDFGNVIPGHGGVFDRFDSVLFIAPFIALFAQFFTIFL; this is encoded by the coding sequence GTGATTGTACGAATCATATCCGGAATCGGCGTTGTGGTGGTCGTGGTCGGTGTGCTGCTGTTTTCCAACACGATTGTTCTTAACATCGCCGTCGCCGCCCTGTCGGTTGCCTGCGTCTACGAGGCGCTGATTGCAACCAAGTATGTCGAGAGCCATGCGCTGATGTTTGCCTCCCTCGGGATCGCCGCGCTGACGCCCTTTGTCATGGGCTTTTCCAAGAGTACGGTGATGCTTTTGATGTTCGTCTATGTGGTGATCATGTTTTTGCTGGTCTTTAAGAATTTTGAGACCTTTAAGCTCGAGCATATCGGCGTTGTCTTTCTCATATCAGTGATTATCCCGTATTTTTTCGGCAACATCATCTTTCTCAATCACATGGACCACGGGATTTACTATCTCTATTTGATTTTTATCGGCTCATGGTGCTCCGACTCCATCGCGCTGTGTGCGGGCAAGCTCTTCGGCCGTCACAAGCTCATTCCCAAAGTGAGCCCCAAAAAGACAGTGGAGGGCGCCATCGGCGGCATCGTCGGCACCATGGCGGGCTATGCCGTCACCGGCGTCGTTGTGGAGCGCTGCTTTGAGCTTCAGGTGAACTTTCTGGCGCTGCTGCTGCTCGCCGTGGGCGTCTCCATCATCGGCCAGGTGGGAGACCTTGCGGCGTCCACGATCAAGCGCTCGTTTCAAATCAAGGATTTCGGCAACGTCATTCCCGGACATGGCGGCGTGTTTGACCGGTTTGACAGCGTTCTGTTCATTGCGCCGTTTATTGCGCTGTTTGCGCAGTTCTTTACCATATTTCTGTGA
- a CDS encoding isoprenyl transferase, producing the protein MLFGRKRQNDELDWNNLPEHIGIIMDGNGRWAKRRGLPRTAGHRVGAETFRKIARHAQSIGIGYLTVYAFSTENWKRPPEEIETIMNLLHDYLLEARESLGRENIVLRCIGDPGRLREDLQQMIREISAMSESNTGLIVNIALNYGGQDEIVHAVNAALAKRAQAGLPAQLTKQEIEDNLYTAGQPMPDLIIRPSGEMRLSNFLTWQSAYSEFYVTEKLWPDFNEQDLERAIAAYQKRNRRFGGV; encoded by the coding sequence ATGCTGTTTGGCAGAAAGAGACAAAACGACGAGCTTGATTGGAATAATCTGCCCGAGCACATCGGCATCATCATGGACGGAAACGGCCGCTGGGCAAAACGGCGGGGGCTGCCGCGTACGGCCGGCCACCGGGTGGGGGCCGAGACCTTTCGCAAAATCGCCCGCCATGCCCAGAGCATTGGCATCGGGTATCTCACGGTCTACGCTTTTTCCACCGAAAACTGGAAGCGGCCGCCCGAAGAGATTGAGACCATCATGAATCTTCTGCACGACTATCTTCTCGAAGCGCGAGAGAGCCTCGGGCGCGAGAACATCGTTTTGCGCTGCATCGGCGACCCCGGGCGGCTGCGCGAGGATTTGCAGCAGATGATCCGCGAGATCAGCGCCATGAGCGAGAGCAACACCGGCCTGATTGTCAACATTGCGCTCAACTACGGCGGGCAGGACGAGATTGTCCACGCGGTGAACGCCGCTCTTGCAAAGCGGGCGCAGGCGGGTCTGCCGGCTCAGCTGACAAAGCAGGAGATTGAGGACAATCTCTACACTGCCGGTCAGCCGATGCCGGATCTGATCATCCGGCCGAGTGGTGAGATGCGCCTGTCCAATTTCCTGACGTGGCAGAGCGCCTATTCCGAATTTTATGTCACAGAGAAACTCTGGCCCGACTTCAACGAGCAGGATCTGGAGCGGGCCATTGCAGCTTATCAAAAGAGAAATCGCAGATTTGGGGGAGTATAA
- the frr gene encoding ribosome recycling factor produces MKNNYPNEQQKFDKTLAALNREFASIRAGRANAAVLDRIMVDYYGVPTPINQMAAISVAEARILVISPWDVSTLKSIDKAIQSSDIGINPQNDGKTIRLNFPPLTEERRKELAKQIRKFGEEAKISVRNVRRDAMESFKNQKKKSEITEDDFKIAEKDLQELTDKYCKDIDKAVESKEKEIMEV; encoded by the coding sequence ATGAAAAACAACTACCCGAACGAACAGCAGAAATTTGACAAGACCCTGGCTGCACTCAATCGTGAATTTGCTTCTATCCGCGCGGGCCGCGCCAATGCCGCTGTGCTCGATCGCATCATGGTGGACTACTATGGGGTGCCCACACCGATCAATCAGATGGCTGCCATCTCGGTGGCTGAGGCGCGCATTCTGGTCATCTCCCCGTGGGATGTCTCAACGCTCAAGAGCATTGACAAGGCGATTCAGAGCTCCGACATCGGTATCAACCCGCAGAATGACGGCAAGACCATCCGCCTGAACTTCCCGCCGCTGACGGAGGAGCGCAGAAAGGAGCTCGCCAAGCAGATTCGCAAATTCGGCGAAGAGGCCAAGATCTCGGTGCGCAATGTGCGCCGTGACGCGATGGAGAGCTTTAAGAATCAGAAGAAGAAGTCAGAGATCACCGAGGACGATTTTAAAATTGCTGAGAAAGATCTGCAGGAGCTGACCGACAAGTACTGCAAGGACATCGACAAGGCGGTTGAGTCCAAGGAAAAGGAGATCATGGAGGTCTGA
- the pyrH gene encoding UMP kinase, which yields MSSIYKRVLLKVSGEALAGPSHFGLDTAVVKEICENIKICVDMGVEVAIVVGGGNFWRGTRAGKDMERTRADHMGMLATVMNALALQDALQSLNVESRVQTAIEMRQIAEPYIRNRAVRHLEKGRVVIFGCGTGNPFFSTDTTAALRAAEINADVILLAKRIDGVYTGDPEVDPTATKIDNITYIDILNRGLGVMDSTATSLCMDNKIPIMVFGLDDPKNIVRVIEGEKIGTIIT from the coding sequence ATGTCATCCATATATAAGAGAGTTCTGCTCAAAGTCAGCGGCGAGGCCCTGGCGGGCCCGAGTCATTTCGGACTTGATACCGCTGTCGTAAAAGAGATCTGTGAGAATATCAAAATCTGTGTGGATATGGGCGTTGAGGTCGCCATCGTTGTCGGCGGCGGCAACTTCTGGCGCGGCACCCGCGCCGGCAAGGATATGGAGCGCACCCGCGCCGACCATATGGGAATGCTGGCAACGGTGATGAACGCTCTCGCTCTGCAGGATGCGCTGCAGAGCCTGAATGTGGAATCCCGCGTACAGACAGCCATTGAAATGAGGCAGATTGCCGAACCCTACATCAGAAATCGAGCGGTGCGCCATCTGGAAAAGGGCCGCGTGGTCATCTTCGGCTGTGGTACCGGAAACCCGTTCTTTTCCACTGACACCACCGCGGCGCTGCGGGCGGCCGAGATCAATGCCGATGTCATCCTGCTTGCCAAGAGAATCGACGGTGTCTACACCGGCGACCCGGAGGTCGATCCCACCGCCACCAAGATTGACAACATCACGTACATCGACATTCTCAACCGCGGGCTCGGCGTGATGGATTCCACGGCGACGAGCCTTTGTATGGACAACAAGATTCCGATTATGGTCTTCGGTCTGGACGACCCAAAAAACATTGTCCGAGTCATCGAGGGTGAAAAGATAGGAACCATCATCACATAG